From a single Hymenobacter sp. YIM 151500-1 genomic region:
- a CDS encoding phosphoribosylformylglycinamidine synthase subunit PurL yields MDSTQRTIQLLLKPGQHDGEGQRVAEAAQRHLGLSTGRVQSTALYTVRYPVSGEQLRDFATHCLQDPVLHDVALDEFRHDPALRSYILVAKLPGVTDDEGISAQNALGDFLNQPLDTHTQHIFSKRLYFLEHELPEQDLRRLAEELLGNKLINRFEVGPATQIRDYTPRPGGGAEAVTDTVRLVGLTDEELVQLSKDNLYALNLEEMRAVRDQYASIREERQAQGLPQDPTDCELEIIAQTWSEHCKHKEFAALIKYRDADTGEETEIDGLFKTYIKAATAEVDRQLRQNGNDWLVKVFSDNAGAVRINPESLFVWKVETHNSPSAIDPYGGAITGILGNNRDPLATGIGGARLLFNTNVLCFGNPEFSGTLLSNQLHPRRIFEGVRKGIEDGGNKSGVPTVNGAIVFDDRYAGKPLVYCGTGAVMPMQLAGLDSWEKKIDPQDRIIMAGGRVGKDGIHGATFSSIELDETSPATAVQIGSPITQKLAMDFLLLATRRGLIKCSTDNGAGGLSSSIGELATISGGAVVELKRVPLKYPGLRPWEIFVSESQERFTLAVEPAKLDELLALGREMEVELTDIGYFTADGYLDVRFDGAPVARLNMEFLHNGVPRKVLEAEWKRPASLPSPLSFREEGLVLESSSSKLETSPPSLKERGLGGEATYTQVLERLLGSLNICSRESVIRQYDHEVKGRTIIKPLMGATGQAPQDAAVVRFNFESWEGVAVSNGILPRFGDLDAYHMSAGAFDEAVRQIIAVGGKLPNLRYGDGNFWSVNDNFCVPDSVYDPVTNPDGKLKLAKLVRMCQALRDATAAYCIPLTSGKDSMKNDFKADGVKISVPPTVLYSMTAKIEDVRRTITSDFKQADDVIYLLGETYDELGGSEFYQLFGELGANVPQVRFEQAKELYRLVGEANDRNLIQSCHDLSDGGLAVALAEATFGYGFGAEVELPQELPVHVQLFSESHSRFVATVAPEDVVAFEQHFGQRATRLGRVTADGQLHVRQTGKTIIAASTAALRHAWTNGPVNRIIGFGQHEAAR; encoded by the coding sequence TTGGATTCCACTCAACGCACCATTCAGCTACTGCTCAAGCCCGGCCAACACGACGGCGAGGGCCAGCGCGTAGCCGAAGCCGCCCAACGCCATTTGGGCCTCAGCACCGGCCGCGTGCAAAGCACGGCCCTCTACACGGTGCGCTACCCCGTATCGGGTGAGCAGCTGCGCGACTTCGCCACCCACTGCCTCCAGGACCCGGTGCTGCACGACGTGGCCCTCGACGAGTTCCGCCACGACCCCGCCCTGAGAAGCTACATCCTGGTGGCCAAGCTGCCCGGCGTGACCGACGACGAAGGCATATCGGCCCAGAATGCCTTGGGTGACTTCCTGAACCAGCCGCTTGACACCCATACCCAGCATATTTTCAGCAAACGGCTCTACTTCCTGGAGCACGAGCTGCCCGAACAAGACCTGCGCCGCTTGGCCGAGGAGCTGCTCGGCAACAAGTTGATAAACCGATTTGAAGTCGGCCCCGCTACCCAGATCCGCGACTACACGCCGCGGCCGGGTGGCGGGGCCGAAGCTGTTACGGACACCGTGCGCCTGGTGGGCCTCACGGATGAGGAGCTGGTGCAGCTGTCGAAAGACAACCTCTACGCCCTGAACCTGGAGGAAATGCGCGCCGTGCGCGACCAGTACGCCAGCATCCGGGAGGAGCGCCAGGCCCAGGGCCTGCCCCAGGACCCCACGGACTGCGAGCTGGAAATCATTGCCCAAACCTGGTCGGAGCACTGCAAGCACAAGGAGTTTGCGGCCCTCATCAAGTACCGCGACGCCGACACGGGCGAGGAAACGGAAATCGACGGGCTGTTCAAAACCTACATCAAAGCCGCTACCGCCGAAGTGGACCGCCAGCTGCGCCAGAACGGCAACGACTGGCTGGTGAAGGTGTTCAGCGACAACGCCGGGGCTGTGCGCATCAACCCGGAGTCGTTGTTTGTGTGGAAGGTGGAAACGCACAACTCGCCCTCGGCCATTGACCCCTACGGCGGGGCCATCACGGGCATTCTGGGCAACAACCGCGACCCGCTGGCTACGGGCATCGGGGGCGCGCGGCTGCTGTTCAACACCAACGTGCTGTGCTTCGGCAACCCCGAGTTCAGTGGCACTTTGCTGAGCAACCAGCTGCACCCGCGCCGCATTTTTGAGGGGGTGCGCAAGGGCATTGAGGACGGCGGCAACAAGTCGGGCGTGCCCACGGTGAACGGGGCCATTGTGTTTGACGACCGGTACGCCGGCAAGCCGCTGGTGTACTGCGGCACCGGCGCCGTAATGCCCATGCAGCTGGCCGGGCTGGACTCCTGGGAAAAGAAGATTGACCCGCAGGACCGCATCATCATGGCCGGCGGCCGGGTGGGCAAAGACGGCATTCACGGCGCCACGTTCAGTAGCATCGAGCTGGACGAAACCTCGCCCGCCACGGCCGTGCAGATTGGCTCCCCGATTACGCAGAAGCTGGCCATGGATTTTCTGCTGCTGGCTACCCGCCGCGGCCTCATCAAGTGCAGCACCGACAACGGCGCCGGCGGCCTCTCCTCCAGCATCGGCGAGCTGGCTACCATCAGCGGCGGGGCCGTGGTGGAGCTGAAGCGCGTGCCGCTGAAATATCCGGGGCTGCGGCCCTGGGAAATCTTTGTGAGCGAGTCGCAGGAGCGGTTTACGCTGGCCGTGGAGCCCGCCAAGCTGGACGAGCTGCTAGCCCTGGGCCGCGAAATGGAAGTAGAGCTGACCGACATCGGCTACTTCACCGCCGACGGCTATCTGGACGTGCGCTTCGACGGCGCTCCAGTGGCGAGGCTGAACATGGAATTCCTGCACAACGGCGTGCCGCGCAAGGTGCTGGAAGCAGAGTGGAAGCGGCCAGCCTCACTCCCTAGTCCCCTCTCCTTCAGAGAGGAGGGACTAGTTCTAGAATCTAGCTCTAGCAAACTAGAAACTAGTCCCCCCTCTCTGAAGGAGAGGGGGCTAGGGGGTGAGGCAACCTACACGCAGGTGCTAGAACGCCTGCTCGGCTCGCTCAACATCTGCTCCCGCGAGTCGGTGATTCGGCAGTACGACCACGAGGTGAAGGGCCGGACGATTATCAAGCCGCTGATGGGCGCGACGGGCCAGGCTCCGCAGGATGCGGCAGTGGTGCGCTTCAACTTCGAGAGCTGGGAAGGCGTGGCCGTGAGCAACGGCATCCTGCCGCGGTTCGGAGATTTGGACGCTTACCATATGTCGGCGGGGGCGTTTGACGAGGCCGTGCGCCAGATTATTGCGGTGGGCGGCAAGCTGCCGAACCTGCGCTACGGCGACGGTAATTTCTGGTCGGTGAATGACAACTTCTGCGTGCCCGACTCGGTGTACGACCCCGTGACCAACCCCGACGGCAAGCTCAAGCTGGCCAAGCTGGTGCGCATGTGCCAGGCCCTGCGCGACGCCACGGCGGCCTACTGCATCCCGCTCACCAGTGGCAAGGACTCGATGAAAAACGACTTCAAGGCCGACGGTGTGAAGATTTCGGTACCGCCGACGGTGCTGTACTCCATGACGGCCAAAATCGAAGACGTACGCCGCACCATCACCTCCGACTTCAAGCAGGCCGATGATGTTATCTATCTGCTGGGCGAAACCTACGACGAACTGGGCGGCTCGGAGTTTTATCAGCTGTTTGGGGAGCTAGGCGCCAACGTGCCTCAGGTGCGGTTTGAGCAGGCCAAGGAGCTGTACCGCCTGGTAGGCGAGGCCAACGACCGAAACCTGATTCAGTCCTGCCACGACCTGAGCGACGGAGGCTTGGCGGTGGCGCTGGCCGAGGCCACGTTTGGCTACGGCTTCGGGGCCGAAGTGGAGCTGCCGCAAGAACTGCCGGTGCACGTGCAGCTGTTTTCGGAGTCGCACTCCCGGTTTGTGGCCACGGTGGCGCCCGAGGATGTGGTGGCGTTTGAGCAACACTTCGGCCAGCGCGCCACCCGCTTGGGCCGCGTGACGGCGGATGGACAGCTACACGTGCGGCAAACGGGCAAAACCATCATTGCGGCCAGCACCGCCGCCCTGCGCCACGCCTGGACCAACGGACCTGTGAATCGAATTATTGGCTTCGGCCAGCACGAAGCCGCGCGCTAA
- a CDS encoding phosphoribosylaminoimidazolesuccinocarboxamide synthase yields MNTLNHFATPQLQLLHRGKVRDSYRAPSGERLIVVTDRLSAFDSVLETPVAHKGAVLNGLAAFWFEKTRHIIPNHVIELLDPNVTLAKEAEPIRVEMVVRGYITGSMLRGYQKGQRTFSGVAVPDGLTKHQQFPEPIVTPTTKEESDREITPENLVSEGWVPADLYEQMRVKSLGLFNFASQWMAERGIILVDTKYEFGLLNGELILIDEIHTPDSSRFWSAEDYARNPEAVEQIDKEYVRQWLLQNKQDGQYPRALTPEVAQEASRRYLDIYQRITGQPLPIGSDVSTGGDVHARIVGNLVRAGIMRDDDAELPAPETRQPALA; encoded by the coding sequence ATGAACACCCTCAACCACTTCGCCACCCCGCAGCTCCAGCTCTTGCACCGCGGCAAAGTTCGCGACTCGTACCGTGCGCCCTCGGGCGAGCGGCTCATTGTGGTGACCGACCGGCTGTCGGCGTTCGACTCGGTGCTGGAAACGCCCGTGGCCCACAAGGGTGCCGTGCTAAATGGCCTGGCTGCTTTCTGGTTTGAAAAGACCCGTCATATCATTCCCAACCACGTCATCGAGCTGCTCGACCCCAACGTGACGCTGGCCAAGGAAGCCGAGCCGATTCGGGTGGAGATGGTGGTGCGGGGCTACATCACGGGCTCCATGCTGCGCGGCTACCAGAAGGGGCAGCGCACCTTCTCGGGCGTAGCCGTGCCCGACGGCCTGACCAAGCACCAGCAGTTCCCCGAGCCCATCGTCACGCCCACTACCAAGGAGGAGTCGGACCGCGAAATCACCCCGGAGAACCTGGTGAGTGAAGGTTGGGTGCCGGCCGACTTGTACGAGCAGATGCGGGTGAAGTCGCTGGGGCTGTTCAACTTCGCTTCGCAGTGGATGGCCGAGCGCGGCATCATCCTGGTGGACACCAAGTACGAGTTTGGGCTGCTAAATGGGGAGTTGATTCTGATTGACGAAATCCACACGCCCGACTCGTCGCGCTTCTGGAGTGCTGAGGACTACGCCCGCAACCCCGAAGCCGTGGAGCAGATAGACAAAGAGTACGTGCGCCAGTGGCTGCTGCAAAACAAGCAGGACGGCCAGTACCCGCGCGCCCTCACGCCCGAAGTAGCCCAGGAAGCCAGCCGCCGCTACCTCGACATCTACCAGCGCATCACCGGCCAGCCCCTGCCCATCGGCTCCGACGTCAGCACCGGCGGCGACGTGCACGCCCGCATCGTGGGCAACTTGGTGCGCGCCGGCATTATGCGCGACGACGATGCCGAACTGCCTGCTCCGGAAACCCGCCAGCCGGCTTTGGCCTAG
- the purD gene encoding phosphoribosylamine--glycine ligase gives MTPTPTNIVLLGAGAREHALAWKLTRDGATVHVLPGNAGIPGSHPAISATDFPAIQQFCQEKDVQLIVVGPEAPLAAGVADYFQDSDIRVFGPSRAGATLESSKVWSKDFMRRHGVATAKSWKFRSDQLNEARAKAAELDGQVVVKYDGLAAGKGVYVCSSTEEAEEALRSLQAEHTGWFSFLLEEKLTGPEISIIGITDGNRIRLLSPSQDHKQLLAHDQGPNTGGMGAYCPVPFCDDNVLAAIRQDIVDPTLRGLQTEPFSFRGFIYFGIMLTPQGPKLLEYNVRLGDPEAEVLLPALDTSLLDLITATLDGRLAETVVRQRPGAYVGVVLASGGYPASGFPVGFPITGLDQLHPGTLVFHGATKRTAEGQLVTNGGRVLVLVAHGHDLEEAVARVYREAEKVQFEGMYIRPDIGQRPEPTEIFSAVR, from the coding sequence GTGACCCCCACTCCCACAAACATCGTCCTGCTCGGCGCCGGCGCCCGTGAACACGCCTTGGCGTGGAAGCTGACCCGCGACGGCGCCACCGTGCACGTGCTGCCCGGCAACGCTGGCATCCCCGGCAGCCACCCCGCCATCAGCGCCACCGATTTCCCGGCCATTCAGCAGTTCTGCCAAGAAAAGGATGTGCAGCTGATTGTGGTAGGCCCCGAAGCACCACTGGCGGCGGGCGTAGCCGATTATTTCCAGGATTCGGACATTCGGGTGTTTGGGCCGAGCCGGGCGGGGGCCACGCTGGAAAGCTCCAAGGTGTGGAGCAAGGACTTTATGCGGCGGCACGGCGTAGCCACGGCTAAGTCGTGGAAGTTTCGCTCGGACCAGCTGAACGAAGCCCGCGCCAAGGCTGCTGAGCTGGACGGCCAGGTGGTGGTGAAGTACGACGGCCTGGCCGCCGGCAAAGGCGTGTACGTGTGCTCCTCTACGGAAGAGGCCGAAGAAGCCCTGCGCAGCTTGCAAGCTGAGCACACCGGCTGGTTTAGCTTCCTGCTCGAAGAGAAGCTGACCGGCCCCGAAATCAGCATCATCGGCATCACCGACGGCAACCGGATTCGGCTGCTCAGCCCTTCCCAGGACCATAAGCAGCTGCTGGCCCACGACCAGGGTCCCAACACCGGCGGCATGGGCGCCTACTGCCCCGTGCCCTTCTGCGACGACAACGTGCTGGCCGCCATCCGCCAGGACATCGTGGACCCCACCCTGCGCGGTTTGCAAACCGAGCCGTTTAGCTTCCGGGGATTCATCTACTTTGGCATCATGCTCACGCCCCAGGGCCCCAAGCTGCTGGAGTACAACGTCCGCCTCGGCGACCCGGAAGCCGAAGTGCTGCTGCCGGCCCTCGACACCAGTCTGCTTGACCTCATCACGGCCACCCTCGACGGCCGCCTAGCTGAAACTGTAGTGCGCCAACGCCCTGGTGCCTACGTGGGCGTAGTGCTGGCCTCGGGTGGCTACCCGGCCAGCGGCTTTCCAGTGGGCTTCCCCATCACCGGCCTCGACCAGCTCCACCCCGGCACCCTCGTTTTCCACGGCGCCACTAAGCGCACCGCCGAGGGCCAGCTCGTCACCAACGGGGGCCGGGTGCTGGTGCTTGTCGCCCACGGCCACGACTTGGAAGAAGCCGTAGCCCGCGTGTACCGCGAAGCCGAGAAAGTGCAGTTTGAAGGCATGTACATCCGCCCCGATATCGGCCAGCGGCCGGAGCCGACGGAGATTTTCAGTGCGGTGAGATGA
- a CDS encoding AIR synthase-related protein, translating into MSQTSAEPNFKSTAGYSIEEGNAASRNAFNWAKKTFATRAGKPGEPAQDLEGGFSNEIRFGAERLGIGSDGIGTKIEVAERVDRFDTLGYDLIAMVADDLIVAGFVPTNLSNIIDVNTLNYEVVDELMRGLHDAAQFSQIAVTGGEIAELGNRIGGWAGARMNFNWCSTAVGVLHPSLPRPLSGANVRPGQAVVALHSPSFRSNGFSLARRALTKAFGEDWHLAPFTSPPSPLSKREGELTLEVEASSRALAASPPSLLERGLGGEVRTWGEVLLTPSLIYSPGVAAVLDAGLPLHAAAHITGGGIADNFKRVLKNGVGAELTNLFEPLPAMQQLAELAGISAAEAYLYWNMGNGMLLVTDHAQADAVVAQLQASGYRAQIAGHITAEPGVTLRVGAGKLRYEG; encoded by the coding sequence ATGAGCCAAACGTCCGCCGAACCCAACTTCAAATCCACCGCCGGCTACTCCATCGAGGAAGGTAATGCTGCCTCACGCAACGCCTTCAACTGGGCCAAGAAAACCTTTGCCACCCGCGCCGGCAAGCCCGGTGAGCCAGCCCAGGACCTGGAAGGCGGCTTTTCCAACGAAATCCGGTTCGGGGCGGAGCGCCTGGGCATTGGCTCCGATGGCATCGGTACCAAAATAGAAGTGGCCGAGCGGGTGGACCGGTTCGACACGCTGGGCTACGACCTGATTGCCATGGTGGCCGACGACCTGATAGTGGCCGGCTTCGTGCCCACCAACCTGTCCAACATCATCGACGTGAACACCCTCAACTACGAGGTGGTAGACGAGTTGATGCGCGGCCTGCACGACGCGGCCCAGTTCAGCCAGATAGCCGTAACGGGGGGCGAAATTGCCGAGCTGGGCAACCGCATCGGCGGCTGGGCGGGTGCCCGCATGAACTTTAACTGGTGCTCTACGGCCGTGGGCGTGCTGCATCCCAGCCTGCCGCGCCCCCTGAGCGGCGCCAACGTGCGCCCTGGCCAGGCCGTGGTAGCCCTGCATTCACCCTCCTTCCGCTCCAACGGCTTCTCCCTAGCCCGCCGCGCCCTCACCAAGGCGTTTGGGGAGGATTGGCACTTGGCGCCGTTTACCTCACCCCCCAGCCCCCTCTCCAAAAGAGAAGGGGAACTAACTCTAGAAGTAGAGGCTAGCTCTAGAGCACTAGCAGCTAGTCCCCCCTCTCTTTTGGAGAGGGGGCTAGGGGGTGAGGTCCGCACCTGGGGCGAAGTCCTACTAACCCCGTCTCTCATCTACTCGCCTGGCGTGGCGGCGGTGCTCGACGCGGGCTTGCCCTTGCACGCAGCGGCGCACATCACCGGCGGCGGCATTGCCGACAACTTCAAGCGCGTGCTCAAAAACGGCGTAGGCGCCGAGCTGACCAACCTGTTTGAGCCCCTGCCCGCCATGCAGCAGCTGGCCGAGCTGGCCGGCATCAGCGCCGCCGAAGCCTACCTCTACTGGAACATGGGCAACGGTATGCTCCTCGTTACCGACCACGCCCAGGCCGATGCGGTAGTCGCTCAGCTGCAAGCCAGCGGCTACCGCGCCCAGATAGCCGGCCACATCACGGCCGAGCCGGGCGTGACGCTGCGCGTCGGGGCTGGGAAACTACGTTACGAAGGCTAG
- the purN gene encoding phosphoribosylglycinamide formyltransferase, whose translation MERGLGGEVPNKARLAILLSGRGSNMVALVNGVQHGVLKDLAEVVVVFSNKPDAPGLETAAALGCPTASLSSQGRKREEFDAQVVELLKGYQPDYVVLAGYMRILSGTFVRAFAGRILNIHPADTHQHQGLHAYEWAFEQQLPETKITVHLVDEGLDTGPILAQAPVDLRGAATLAEVERRGLAVEHQLYADTVARLLRSELKIEK comes from the coding sequence TTGGAGAGGGGGCTAGGGGGTGAGGTCCCCAACAAGGCCCGCCTCGCTATTCTCCTTTCCGGCCGCGGCTCCAACATGGTGGCCCTGGTCAACGGCGTCCAACACGGCGTTTTGAAGGACCTGGCCGAAGTGGTTGTGGTGTTCAGCAATAAACCCGACGCGCCGGGCCTGGAAACTGCCGCCGCGCTGGGCTGCCCCACGGCCAGCCTCAGCAGCCAGGGGCGCAAGCGGGAGGAGTTTGATGCGCAGGTGGTGGAGCTACTGAAGGGTTACCAGCCCGATTATGTGGTGCTGGCCGGCTACATGCGCATCTTGTCGGGCACGTTCGTGCGGGCGTTTGCTGGGCGCATCCTCAACATTCACCCCGCCGACACCCACCAGCACCAGGGCCTGCACGCCTACGAGTGGGCCTTTGAACAGCAGTTGCCGGAAACCAAAATCACCGTGCACCTGGTTGACGAAGGCCTCGACACCGGCCCCATTCTGGCGCAGGCTCCCGTAGACCTGCGCGGCGCCGCTACCCTCGCCGAAGTGGAACGCCGCGGCCTTGCCGTGGAGCACCAGCTCTACGCCGACACCGTAGCGCGGCTGCTTCGCAGTGAATTAAAAATTGAGAAGTAA
- a CDS encoding phosphoribosylformylglycinamidine synthase subunit PurQ has translation MEEKPKLPDLNTPPHPQFDHTGPVTDAGGNLLVPGYKSVGTGHETTEPLKGTGESRTEDEQAGDKDEQPQEGISQSYAAGQQPAANSQQPVKALILTGFGINCEEEFAAAYRLAGAEATIVHLNQVLHGHVSIHDYDILNFPGGFSFGDDLGSGVVLANKLRYRRNAAGRTLLDDIRQFVANGKFVMGICNGFQVLVKLGLLPNLSGTVTPEVTLTHNASGRYEDRWVKLKVNPKSNSPFLRGLDTLEVPVRHGEGRLIIKGTDTLAEIQARGLNCLSYVDFDGSPTDVYPHNPNGADLNCAGLTDPTGQVFGLMPHPEAFLSLYNHPDWARRKRMQPETSEEGDGLRLFRNIVEHVAALHGGPLPPAPSPKGRGGQTNEEVGSEKSVASEFQTAQEHIFTTTPQKWKTLGPWARENRKQPTEAEAKLWDELRREKLGVQFRRQHAIDSYIVDFVCLSAKLIVEADGEIHDDAEQAAYDKDRTSVLQGIGYEVLRFSNQEILHQTDQVLRQIQSRLTHIQA, from the coding sequence ATGGAAGAGAAACCCAAACTGCCGGACCTGAACACGCCCCCGCACCCCCAGTTCGACCACACCGGGCCCGTTACGGATGCGGGCGGCAACCTGCTGGTGCCCGGCTACAAGAGCGTGGGCACCGGCCACGAAACCACCGAGCCGCTGAAAGGCACTGGGGAAAGCCGGACCGAAGACGAGCAGGCAGGGGACAAAGACGAGCAGCCGCAGGAAGGCATCAGCCAATCCTACGCGGCAGGCCAACAACCAGCAGCCAACAGCCAACAGCCAGTCAAGGCCCTTATCCTGACCGGCTTTGGTATCAACTGCGAAGAGGAGTTTGCCGCCGCCTACCGCCTGGCCGGGGCCGAGGCCACCATCGTGCACCTCAACCAGGTGCTGCACGGCCACGTCAGCATCCACGACTACGACATTCTGAACTTCCCCGGCGGCTTCAGCTTCGGCGACGACCTGGGCTCGGGCGTGGTGCTGGCTAACAAGCTGCGCTACCGCCGCAATGCCGCGGGCCGCACCCTGCTCGACGACATCCGGCAGTTCGTTGCCAACGGCAAGTTTGTCATGGGCATTTGCAACGGCTTCCAGGTGCTCGTGAAGCTGGGCCTGCTGCCCAACCTCAGCGGCACCGTGACGCCCGAAGTAACCCTGACCCACAACGCCTCGGGCCGCTACGAGGACCGTTGGGTGAAGCTGAAAGTCAACCCCAAGTCGAACTCGCCCTTCCTGCGCGGCCTCGACACGCTGGAAGTGCCCGTGCGCCACGGCGAAGGTCGCCTTATCATTAAGGGCACTGACACCCTGGCCGAAATTCAGGCCCGCGGCCTCAACTGCCTGTCGTATGTGGACTTCGACGGCTCGCCCACCGACGTGTACCCCCACAACCCCAACGGCGCCGACCTGAACTGTGCCGGCCTGACGGACCCCACCGGCCAAGTGTTCGGGCTGATGCCGCACCCGGAGGCGTTTCTGTCCTTGTACAACCACCCGGACTGGGCCCGGCGGAAGCGGATGCAGCCGGAAACTTCCGAGGAAGGGGACGGGCTGCGGCTGTTTCGGAATATTGTGGAGCATGTGGCCGCCCTCCACGGCGGACCCCTCCCCCCGGCCCCCTCCCCAAAAGGGAGGGGGGGCCAGACGAATGAGGAGGTAGGAAGCGAAAAGTCAGTTGCTTCCGAATTTCAGACGGCACAGGAGCATATCTTCACCACCACGCCCCAGAAGTGGAAGACGCTAGGGCCTTGGGCGCGTGAGAACCGCAAGCAACCTACCGAAGCGGAAGCAAAGCTATGGGACGAATTGCGGCGCGAGAAGCTGGGCGTTCAATTCCGGCGGCAGCACGCCATTGATTCCTACATCGTGGATTTTGTTTGTCTTTCAGCTAAGCTGATTGTCGAGGCCGATGGAGAGATTCACGACGACGCAGAGCAAGCCGCTTACGATAAAGACCGAACGAGCGTGTTGCAGGGAATTGGCTACGAGGTGCTGCGCTTCAGCAACCAAGAAATTCTGCATCAAACCGACCAGGTACTACGGCAAATTCAAAGCCGCTTAACCCACATCCAAGCCTGA
- the purF gene encoding amidophosphoribosyltransferase, whose translation MCGIVGFYGPEDVAHDIVFGLTALQHRGQDAAGICTFDDNFHLCKGNGLIADVFRPKQLKKLTGNIGIGHARYTTQGSNDSALAQPFTTSYPFGLAMVHNGNVINFRDVAKRLHDKYHVLPKTSNDLELIMYTFASELRLKNLDNLSVVDIFDAVETTQELVKGAYATITVIAGHGLLAFNDPLGIRPLVLGRRDTPRGPVYAFASESTCFDYLGFEFIKNVGPGQVVFIDQNFQVHFKNPYALPKAFCVFEHIYFAREDSTINGRLVARERVRLGKMLARKVLAAGLEPDMVIDVPSSGYFAASGLAEAIGVPYRRGLVKNNHMGRSFIVSSQAGREDVVKKKLNPIREFVQGKKVAVVDDSIVRGTTSRRIVSILREAGATEVYFISSAPPIISPCIYGIDMAMSTELIAANHTEEEICRYIGADRVIYQDLQDLQALFDEDKGHGGSCFACFSGRYPTGDVTKYLRHIQEERQSHRDKDKKGAATSVSAKAPEPTEH comes from the coding sequence ATGTGCGGAATAGTAGGTTTTTACGGCCCCGAGGATGTTGCCCACGACATCGTGTTTGGCCTGACGGCGCTCCAGCACCGTGGGCAGGACGCGGCCGGCATCTGCACCTTTGACGACAACTTCCACCTTTGCAAAGGCAACGGCCTGATTGCCGACGTGTTCCGGCCCAAGCAGCTCAAGAAGCTGACCGGCAACATCGGCATCGGGCATGCGCGCTACACCACCCAGGGCTCCAACGACTCGGCCCTGGCCCAGCCGTTTACTACCAGCTATCCGTTTGGGCTGGCCATGGTGCACAACGGCAACGTCATCAACTTCCGGGACGTGGCTAAGCGCCTGCACGACAAGTACCACGTGCTACCCAAAACCAGCAACGACCTGGAGCTGATTATGTACACCTTCGCCTCGGAGCTGCGGCTGAAGAACCTCGACAACCTGTCGGTGGTGGACATCTTCGACGCCGTGGAGACGACGCAGGAACTGGTGAAGGGCGCTTACGCCACCATCACCGTCATTGCCGGGCACGGGCTGCTGGCTTTCAACGACCCGCTGGGCATCCGGCCCCTGGTGCTGGGCCGCCGCGACACGCCCCGCGGGCCGGTGTACGCCTTTGCCTCGGAAAGCACCTGCTTCGACTACCTGGGCTTCGAGTTCATCAAGAACGTGGGGCCGGGGCAGGTCGTGTTTATCGACCAGAACTTTCAGGTGCATTTCAAGAACCCGTACGCCCTGCCCAAGGCATTCTGCGTGTTCGAGCACATCTACTTTGCCCGCGAAGACTCCACCATTAACGGCCGGCTGGTGGCGCGGGAGCGGGTGCGCCTGGGTAAGATGCTGGCCCGCAAAGTGCTGGCGGCCGGCCTGGAGCCCGACATGGTGATTGACGTGCCGTCGTCGGGGTACTTTGCGGCTTCGGGGCTGGCCGAGGCCATTGGGGTGCCCTACCGGCGCGGGCTGGTAAAGAACAACCACATGGGCCGCTCCTTCATTGTGAGCAGCCAGGCGGGCCGAGAAGACGTGGTGAAGAAAAAGCTCAACCCTATTCGGGAGTTTGTGCAGGGCAAGAAGGTGGCCGTGGTGGACGACAGCATCGTGCGCGGTACCACGTCAAGGCGCATCGTGAGCATCCTGCGCGAGGCGGGAGCCACCGAGGTGTACTTCATCAGCAGCGCCCCGCCCATCATCAGCCCCTGCATCTATGGCATCGACATGGCCATGAGCACCGAGCTGATTGCGGCCAACCATACTGAGGAGGAAATCTGCCGCTACATCGGGGCCGACCGGGTTATCTATCAGGACCTCCAGGACCTGCAAGCCCTCTTCGACGAGGATAAAGGCCACGGGGGCAGCTGCTTCGCCTGCTTCTCGGGCCGCTACCCCACCGGCGACGTCACCAAGTACCTGCGCCACATCCAGGAGGAGCGCCAAAGCCACCGCGACAAAGACAAAAAAGGCGCCGCTACGTCGGTGAGTGCCAAGGCCCCCGAGCCAACCGAGCATTAG
- a CDS encoding heavy-metal-associated domain-containing protein translates to MPTLQFKTSINCANCLRAVTPFLDAEASIEKWQVDTNNPDKILTVEGANPIPELVMKAVAQAGFDIEPA, encoded by the coding sequence ATGCCCACCCTTCAGTTCAAAACCAGCATCAACTGCGCCAACTGCCTGCGGGCCGTTACACCCTTCCTCGACGCCGAAGCCAGCATTGAAAAGTGGCAAGTAGACACCAACAACCCCGACAAGATTCTGACCGTGGAAGGCGCGAATCCCATTCCGGAGCTTGTTATGAAAGCAGTAGCCCAGGCCGGTTTCGATATAGAGCCCGCCTAA